The Canis lupus dingo isolate Sandy chromosome 8, ASM325472v2, whole genome shotgun sequence genome has a segment encoding these proteins:
- the FCF1 gene encoding rRNA-processing protein FCF1 homolog isoform X1, protein MGKQKKARKYATMKRMLSLRDQRLKEKDRLKPKKKEKKDPSALKEREVPQHPSCLFFQYNTQLGPPYHILVDTNFINFSIKAKLDLVQSMMDCLYAKCIPCITDCVMAEIEKLGQKYRVALRIAKDPRFERLPCTHKGTYADDCLVQRVTQHKCYIVATVDRDLKRRIRKIPGVPIMYISNHRYNIERMPDDYGAPRF, encoded by the exons ATG gggaagcaaaagaaagcaagaaagtatGCGACCATGAAGCGAATGCTTAGTCTCCGAGATCAGAGGCT taaAGAAAAGGATAGattaaaacctaaaaagaaagaaaagaaagatcccaGTGCACTCAAGGAAAGAGAAGT CCCCCAACATCCTTCCTGCTTATTCTTCCAATATAACACACAGCTGGGCCCACCTTACCACATCCTGGTTGATACCAACTTTATCAACTTTTCCATTAAAGCCAAACTTGACTTAGTACAGTCAATGATGGACTGTCTGTATGCCAAGT gtATCCCTTGTATAACTGACTGTGTAATGGCTGAAATTGAGAAACTGGGACAAAAGTATCGAGTGGCTCTAAG GATTGCCAAGGATCCGAGATTTGAACGACTGCCATGCACACACAAAGGAACCTATGCAGATGACTGCTTAGTACAGAGAGTAACTCAG CACAAGTGTTACATTGTGGCCACAGTTGACCGGGACCTTAAACGAAGGATCCGGAAGATCCCTGGAGTTCCCATCATGTACATTTCTAACCATAG GTACAACATTGAGCGGATGCCAGATGATTATGGAGCCCCTCGGTTCTAA
- the FCF1 gene encoding rRNA-processing protein FCF1 homolog isoform X2: MKRMLSLRDQRLKEKDRLKPKKKEKKDPSALKEREVPQHPSCLFFQYNTQLGPPYHILVDTNFINFSIKAKLDLVQSMMDCLYAKCIPCITDCVMAEIEKLGQKYRVALRIAKDPRFERLPCTHKGTYADDCLVQRVTQHKCYIVATVDRDLKRRIRKIPGVPIMYISNHRYNIERMPDDYGAPRF, translated from the exons ATGAAGCGAATGCTTAGTCTCCGAGATCAGAGGCT taaAGAAAAGGATAGattaaaacctaaaaagaaagaaaagaaagatcccaGTGCACTCAAGGAAAGAGAAGT CCCCCAACATCCTTCCTGCTTATTCTTCCAATATAACACACAGCTGGGCCCACCTTACCACATCCTGGTTGATACCAACTTTATCAACTTTTCCATTAAAGCCAAACTTGACTTAGTACAGTCAATGATGGACTGTCTGTATGCCAAGT gtATCCCTTGTATAACTGACTGTGTAATGGCTGAAATTGAGAAACTGGGACAAAAGTATCGAGTGGCTCTAAG GATTGCCAAGGATCCGAGATTTGAACGACTGCCATGCACACACAAAGGAACCTATGCAGATGACTGCTTAGTACAGAGAGTAACTCAG CACAAGTGTTACATTGTGGCCACAGTTGACCGGGACCTTAAACGAAGGATCCGGAAGATCCCTGGAGTTCCCATCATGTACATTTCTAACCATAG GTACAACATTGAGCGGATGCCAGATGATTATGGAGCCCCTCGGTTCTAA
- the FCF1 gene encoding rRNA-processing protein FCF1 homolog isoform X3, whose amino-acid sequence MKRMLSLRDQRLPQHPSCLFFQYNTQLGPPYHILVDTNFINFSIKAKLDLVQSMMDCLYAKCIPCITDCVMAEIEKLGQKYRVALRIAKDPRFERLPCTHKGTYADDCLVQRVTQHKCYIVATVDRDLKRRIRKIPGVPIMYISNHRYNIERMPDDYGAPRF is encoded by the exons ATGAAGCGAATGCTTAGTCTCCGAGATCAGAGGCT CCCCCAACATCCTTCCTGCTTATTCTTCCAATATAACACACAGCTGGGCCCACCTTACCACATCCTGGTTGATACCAACTTTATCAACTTTTCCATTAAAGCCAAACTTGACTTAGTACAGTCAATGATGGACTGTCTGTATGCCAAGT gtATCCCTTGTATAACTGACTGTGTAATGGCTGAAATTGAGAAACTGGGACAAAAGTATCGAGTGGCTCTAAG GATTGCCAAGGATCCGAGATTTGAACGACTGCCATGCACACACAAAGGAACCTATGCAGATGACTGCTTAGTACAGAGAGTAACTCAG CACAAGTGTTACATTGTGGCCACAGTTGACCGGGACCTTAAACGAAGGATCCGGAAGATCCCTGGAGTTCCCATCATGTACATTTCTAACCATAG GTACAACATTGAGCGGATGCCAGATGATTATGGAGCCCCTCGGTTCTAA